The following are encoded together in the candidate division WOR-3 bacterium genome:
- a CDS encoding NADH-quinone oxidoreductase subunit J, whose amino-acid sequence MQELYLISLCALVFFSILAVLLKDLLKAALSLMAASVFLAVVLFFMKAYYAGVFEISVVAGLITVLFVSTIGLTRGDDFKESKLPVYIFPLFFIWFIIIDILIMYLLLSKMPPLTKWLPESGKFGDVLWQKRTFDLFAQIGIIFAGVFSVLALFRKRDKND is encoded by the coding sequence ATGCAGGAGTTATATTTAATATCACTCTGCGCCCTGGTCTTCTTTTCAATCCTTGCGGTATTGTTAAAAGACCTGCTTAAAGCCGCATTGAGCCTTATGGCAGCAAGTGTATTTCTTGCAGTAGTATTGTTCTTTATGAAGGCGTATTATGCTGGTGTATTTGAAATTTCGGTCGTTGCGGGTTTGATTACTGTCTTATTTGTTTCAACGATTGGCTTGACAAGGGGTGATGATTTTAAAGAAAGTAAACTGCCTGTTTATATCTTTCCGTTGTTCTTCATCTGGTTTATCATTATTGATATTTTGATTATGTATCTGTTATTGAGCAAAATGCCACCGCTAACAAAATGGCTACCAGAATCTGGCAAATTTGGCGATGTCTTATGGCAGAAACGGACATTCGATCTCTTCGCTCAAATTGGTATAATCTTTGCCGGTGTCTTTTCGGTGTTAGCATTATTCAGAAAGAGGGATAAAAATGATTAA
- a CDS encoding NADH-quinone oxidoreductase subunit M, producing MVSLFIIIPFVLAAFLPLIEKVSKRFLPDLLTNLAILFLLIYSMTFGYQVVASHSGIRHFQWFNQNLNIVFALDGFSLFMLFAIYLVSFGVTLFSIDYMEHYGSKGIFYALFMIMVGGMSGLVLATDLFTIYVFLEVAAISSYGLVAYGLKHDELEASFKYLALSAVATAFLLLGIALIFSITGSLKLGDIAERFFKEDAKFIMYICTGFFIFGFGLKAALVPFHSWLPDAHPSAPAPISAMLSGLLIKVSGVYALTRIFLNVFGLTPAVSTVLMYLGIISILVGAVLALGQDDIKRMLAYSSISQVGYIILGFGAGTSFAIMGALFHILNHALAKGLLFLNSGSVEHSTGTRDLNKMGGLGKRMPITAATTVVGSLSVAGVPPLNGFWSKLFIIIGLLQARAYGFAFVAVLASIITLWYYIIIQRRAFFGKLKETLQNVKEVPFWMALSTLLIALVCIIIGIGFPVVISKWITPAVNILEYGIRYAMQYLRL from the coding sequence ATGGTATCTCTTTTTATAATCATTCCGTTCGTCCTTGCTGCATTCCTGCCTTTGATTGAGAAAGTTTCAAAAAGATTTCTACCTGATTTATTGACGAATCTGGCAATCCTCTTTCTATTGATTTATTCAATGACCTTTGGCTACCAGGTTGTGGCATCACATTCCGGAATACGCCATTTCCAGTGGTTCAATCAAAATTTAAATATTGTCTTTGCGTTGGATGGTTTCAGTCTATTTATGTTATTTGCTATATATCTCGTCAGTTTTGGTGTAACGCTATTTTCAATTGACTATATGGAACATTATGGTTCAAAAGGGATATTCTATGCTCTATTTATGATTATGGTCGGCGGTATGTCCGGACTTGTCCTTGCTACGGATTTATTTACAATCTATGTCTTCCTTGAGGTTGCTGCGATATCTTCCTATGGACTTGTCGCCTATGGTTTAAAGCATGATGAACTTGAGGCCTCATTCAAGTATCTTGCACTTTCTGCAGTCGCAACCGCATTTCTGCTATTGGGCATTGCTCTAATCTTCAGTATTACCGGAAGTCTGAAACTCGGTGACATTGCAGAAAGATTCTTTAAAGAAGATGCGAAATTTATAATGTATATCTGCACTGGATTCTTCATTTTTGGTTTTGGCTTAAAGGCAGCGCTTGTGCCATTCCATTCCTGGTTACCAGATGCCCATCCCAGTGCACCCGCACCAATATCCGCAATGCTTTCGGGTTTATTAATAAAAGTTTCTGGTGTCTATGCACTGACAAGAATATTCTTGAATGTCTTCGGTTTAACACCCGCAGTATCAACGGTCTTGATGTATCTCGGTATAATCTCTATTTTAGTCGGTGCAGTCCTTGCCCTGGGACAGGATGATATTAAAAGAATGCTTGCCTATTCATCAATCAGCCAGGTCGGTTATATTATCCTTGGATTTGGCGCGGGAACGAGTTTTGCAATAATGGGTGCATTATTCCATATCTTAAACCATGCCCTTGCTAAAGGATTGTTGTTTTTGAATTCAGGTTCGGTTGAGCATTCAACCGGCACCAGGGATTTGAATAAGATGGGTGGTCTTGGTAAGAGGATGCCAATTACTGCGGCGACTACCGTGGTTGGTTCGCTTTCCGTTGCCGGTGTGCCACCACTTAACGGATTCTGGAGCAAGTTATTTATTATTATAGGATTATTACAGGCAAGGGCTTATGGATTTGCATTTGTGGCGGTCCTGGCAAGTATTATTACATTGTGGTATTATATTATTATCCAGCGTCGGGCATTCTTTGGTAAATTGAAAGAAACACTACAAAATGTTAAGGAAGTTCCTTTCTGGATGGCATTGTCAACGCTTTTAATCGCCCTTGTTTGTATCATAATCGGCATTGGCTTCCCCGTGGTTATCTCCAAATGGATTACACCCGCAGTGAATATTCTTGAATATGGTATTAGATATGCAATGCAGTATTTGAGGTTATAG
- a CDS encoding NADH-quinone oxidoreductase subunit L: MNPQILLTTIWLPVVVAIIAILIPRTIKGLREFIAIIAGAILVYIAWLLFDYKNLVLTLNWVGWLNFDLRLYHFSSFALLWINIFGFLISLYSFIKMKEHPRVGEYYCYIFLTIAFANGAILADNFLVLLFFWEGLLLTLYGLITLGNTENTQRTAIKAFIINGLCDFCMIFGIAILWYLTGKASLSEIAHEPVKPTGLYLLSFIMMMIGALGKGGSMPFHTWIPDAAIDAPVSVMAFLPGALEKLLGIFLLTRISVELFAIKGTPASIILMIIGSITIVFAVLMALIQKDYKKLLSFHAISQYGYMVLGIGTALPIGIIGGIFHMLNNAIYKSGLFMVAGAVEHRTGTTEMKKLGGLKQDMPITALCYLILAAAISGIWPLNGFVSKELVIHGAYETGFVIFAIAGWVGAIFTFVSFLKAGHSIFLGPRNKELPKTKEAESPFLVPMIILAVLCILFGVYNYLPFKYFFEPLLEMHPEEIAHHYDFSAHALDLVNPIAGVSIFMLLIGLVIHLYGWNKAEKKAAYASEVIHRLPILSTLYEWSEQRVFDMYEQGIKFLKGLAHILYVAIDRPIDYFYEKTVTITGNAFTKLLQYAHNGHYANYLAWCIAGLVIIVYVLLSLIK; the protein is encoded by the coding sequence ATGAATCCACAGATATTATTGACTACAATCTGGCTACCGGTTGTTGTAGCAATTATAGCAATATTAATTCCCAGAACAATCAAGGGTCTGCGGGAGTTTATTGCTATTATTGCCGGTGCAATTTTAGTCTATATTGCCTGGCTCTTATTTGATTACAAAAATCTCGTCTTGACATTGAACTGGGTGGGCTGGCTAAATTTTGATTTGAGATTGTATCATTTCTCATCATTTGCATTATTGTGGATAAACATCTTTGGATTCTTAATCAGTCTATATTCATTTATAAAGATGAAAGAACATCCGAGGGTCGGCGAATACTACTGCTATATCTTTCTCACGATTGCCTTTGCCAATGGTGCGATACTTGCGGATAACTTTTTGGTATTGCTCTTCTTCTGGGAAGGATTGCTCTTGACCCTTTATGGTCTAATAACCCTCGGTAATACAGAAAATACCCAGCGCACTGCAATCAAGGCATTTATCATTAATGGTCTTTGCGACTTCTGTATGATATTCGGCATTGCAATTCTTTGGTATCTCACCGGCAAGGCAAGTCTATCTGAAATTGCCCATGAGCCGGTAAAACCGACCGGACTGTATTTACTCAGTTTTATAATGATGATGATTGGTGCCTTGGGAAAGGGTGGTTCAATGCCATTCCACACCTGGATTCCGGATGCGGCAATTGATGCACCGGTCAGTGTGATGGCATTCTTGCCCGGAGCACTTGAGAAACTTTTGGGTATATTCTTATTAACGAGAATTTCAGTTGAATTATTTGCAATCAAGGGGACGCCGGCTTCAATCATATTAATGATAATTGGTTCCATTACTATCGTCTTTGCAGTGCTAATGGCATTGATACAGAAGGATTATAAAAAATTGCTTTCATTCCATGCGATAAGCCAGTATGGTTATATGGTCTTGGGTATTGGAACTGCATTGCCGATCGGTATCATTGGTGGAATATTCCACATGTTGAATAATGCCATATACAAATCTGGATTGTTTATGGTCGCAGGCGCAGTGGAACATCGGACCGGGACAACCGAAATGAAGAAACTCGGTGGATTAAAACAGGATATGCCCATTACTGCATTGTGTTATTTAATTCTCGCTGCGGCAATATCAGGAATCTGGCCCCTAAACGGTTTTGTATCAAAAGAACTTGTGATACATGGTGCTTATGAAACAGGCTTTGTAATATTTGCTATCGCCGGATGGGTTGGTGCAATATTCACCTTTGTATCATTCTTAAAGGCAGGGCATTCAATATTCTTAGGACCGCGCAACAAAGAATTACCCAAGACAAAAGAGGCAGAATCTCCATTCCTGGTTCCTATGATTATCCTTGCGGTGCTCTGCATTTTATTTGGCGTTTATAATTATCTGCCTTTCAAATATTTCTTTGAACCTTTACTTGAAATGCATCCCGAAGAGATTGCCCATCACTATGATTTTTCTGCCCATGCCCTTGATTTGGTAAATCCGATTGCTGGCGTATCAATTTTTATGCTCCTGATTGGTCTTGTAATACATTTGTATGGCTGGAACAAGGCAGAGAAAAAGGCAGCCTATGCCTCTGAGGTTATCCACAGACTGCCAATTTTAAGCACCCTCTATGAATGGTCAGAGCAAAGGGTTTTTGATATGTATGAACAGGGGATTAAGTTCTTAAAAGGACTTGCCCATATCTTGTATGTGGCGATTGATAGACCGATTGACTACTTCTATGAGAAGACGGTTACTATCACTGGTAATGCATTCACGAAACTACTCCAGTACGCACACAATGGTCACTATGCAAACTACCTTGCCTGGTGTATTGCGGGACTTGTTATAATTGTCTATGTTTTATTATCTTTGATTAAGTGA